The Antarcticibacterium sp. 1MA-6-2 genome has a window encoding:
- a CDS encoding helix-turn-helix domain-containing protein gives MKEILTFDQLPTAVTMLTQEISELKQLLLNKSRQHPTEQPEQLLTVQDTAVFLSLSVPTIYSKVSKGELPVMKRSKRLYFSRKELLEYVKGGRQQTNAEIESEANLYLKK, from the coding sequence ATGAAAGAAATTTTAACATTCGACCAGTTACCCACAGCGGTAACTATGCTTACCCAAGAAATTAGCGAATTGAAACAGTTGTTACTCAATAAGAGCAGACAACATCCCACCGAACAGCCTGAACAGCTTCTTACCGTACAGGATACAGCTGTATTTTTAAGCCTTTCAGTCCCCACTATTTACAGCAAAGTGAGTAAAGGAGAATTGCCTGTGATGAAGCGCAGTAAACGGCTTTACTTTTCCAGAAAAGAATTACTGGAATATGTAAAAGGAGGTAGGCAGCAAACTAATGCTGAAATCGAATCTGAAGCTAATCTTTACTTAAAAAAATAA